From the Anoplopoma fimbria isolate UVic2021 breed Golden Eagle Sablefish chromosome 14, Afim_UVic_2022, whole genome shotgun sequence genome, one window contains:
- the LOC129102620 gene encoding LOW QUALITY PROTEIN: hyaluronan and proteoglycan link protein 1-like (The sequence of the model RefSeq protein was modified relative to this genomic sequence to represent the inferred CDS: inserted 1 base in 1 codon), with the protein MIPVLICALVSLSAAANDLDILYPDLEHSRTIYVTENGPRLSVAAEQMKVLSRRGGNATLPCKIQMDQSLTPSRKMRIKWTKLTSDYLKEVDVFVAMDYHKRSYGSFHGRVHLQGSSPMDASLVITEITLEDYGRYKCEVIDGLEDGTVVVSLDLEGVVFPYFPRLGRYNLNFYDGERACRDQDAVVASFDQLHEAWRGKLDWCNAGWLSDGSVQYPITSPREPCGGKNTMPGVRNYGLRDKEKNHYDVFCFTSHYKGRFYYLIHPSKLTYDEAVRACQQDGAQIAKVGQMFAAWKLLGYDRCDAGWLADGSVRYPISXPRRRCSPTEAAVRFSGFPDKKHKLYGVYCFKGHN; encoded by the exons ATGATTCCTGTTCTGATCTGTGCGTTGGTCTCACTTAGCGCAGCGGCTAACGACTTAGACATTCTGTATCCTGATCTGGAGCACTCCAGAACCATCTATGTCACAG AGAACGGGCCGCGACTCTCCGTGGCGGCGGAGCAGATGAAGGTGTTGTCGCGGCGAGGAGGGAACGCTACGCTACCGTGCAAGATCCAAATGGACCAATCACTGACGCCGAGTCGGAAGATGAGGATCAAATGGACCAAGCTGACCTCAGACTACCTGAAAGAG GTTGATGTGTTTGTCGCCATGGATTACCACAAGAGGAGTTACGGCAGTTTCCACGGACGCGTCCACCTGCAGGGCTCCTCCCCCATGGACGCCTCTCTGGTCATCACAGAGATCACCCTGGAGGATTATGGGAGATACAAGTGTGAGGTCATCGATGGGCTGGAAGACGGAACCGTGGTGGTGTCCCTCGACCTGGAAG GCGTTGTCTTCCCCTACTTCCCCCGCCTCGGCCGCTACAACCTCAACTTCTACGACGGCGAGCGGGCATGTCGGGACCAGGACGCCGTCGTGGCCTCCTTCGACCAGCTGCACGAAGCGTGGCGAGGGAAGCTGGACTGGTGCAACGCCGGCTGGCTGAGCGACGGCTCGGTCCAGTACCCGATCACCAGTCCCAGAGAACCCTGTGGAGGAAAGAACACGATGCCGGGGGTTAGAAACTACGgcctgagagacaaagagaagaacCACTACGACGTGTTCTGCTTCACCTCCCACTACAAAG GTCGGTTCTACTACCTGATCCACCCCTCTAAACTGACCTACGACGAGGCAGTGCGGGCCTGCCAACAGGACGGCGCTCAGATTGCCAAGGTCGGCCAGATGTTCGCCGCCTGGAAGCTGCTGGGCTACGACCGCTGCGACGCCGGCTGGTTGGCCGACGGCAGCGTCCGCTACCCGATCT AACCCCGGCGCCGCTGCAGCCCCACGGAGGCCGCCGTCCGGTTCAGCGGCTTCCCCGACAAGAAGCACAAGCTGTACGGAGTGTACTGCTTCAAGGGCCACAACTga
- the cetn3 gene encoding centrin-3, with the protein MSQSLRPELAADKTKRKKRRELTEDQKHEIKEAFELFDTDKDKEIDYHELKVAMRALGFEVKKVDVLKILKDYDREGNGKISFEDFNEVVTDRILERDPKEEIMKAFKLFDDDESGKINLRNLRRVARELGENVSDEELRSMIDEFDHDGDGEINQEEFLSIMTGDS; encoded by the exons ATGAGTCAGTCTTTAAG GCCTGAACTTGCGGCAGACAAAACGAAGCGTAAGAAGAGGAGAGAGCTCACCGAGGATCAGAAACATGAAATCAAAGAAGCCTTCGAGCTGTTTGACACCGACAAAGATAAAGAAATCGATTATCACGAGCTGAAG GTGGCGATGCGAGCGCTCGGCTTTGAAGTGAAGAAAGTTGATGTTTTGAAGATTCTTAAGGATTACGACAGAGAGGGAAACGGAAAAATATCATTTGAGGATTTCAATGAAGTCG TGACTGATCGCATCCTGGAGCGAGACCCGAAGGAGGAGATCATGAAGGCCTTCAAGCTGTTCGACGACGACGAGTCCGGAAAGATCAACCTGAGGAACCTGAGACGAGTCGCTCGAGAACTCGGGGAGAACGTCAGCGACGAGGAGCTGCGGAGCATGATCGACGAGTTCGACCACGACGGAGACGGAGAAA TAAACCAGGAGGAGTTCCTCTCCATCATGACCGGAGACTCCTGA